The proteins below are encoded in one region of Legionella antarctica:
- the pip gene encoding prolyl aminopeptidase has product MKNSKTSQSFVDSASKSPPSISLVHEGYLQVSELHEIWYGEFGNPQGFPVIVLHGGPGAGCSDNDLQLFDLTFWRVILLDQRGAKRSKPFGEMKENTTPDLISDLEFLRRKLNIDKWLVFGGSWGSTLALSYGETYSDHILGFILRGVFLARASDNLHFWYGMRHTFPEAWQEFNDFLPADQQHDLIHSYHRLIMDSNPGVCMPAARAFLKYDLVCAFLNISAEQLSMLLSDDQLVLGISRTFIHYSINNFFLTENQLINNINRMNHLPLIIVHGRYDTITCAKSAYEVHKLWPGSELRIVACSGHSAMEPGIALSLIQATEKMKERISATNGFNCT; this is encoded by the coding sequence ATGAAAAATTCAAAAACAAGTCAATCGTTTGTTGATAGCGCATCGAAATCACCACCCTCTATTAGTCTTGTTCACGAAGGGTATTTACAGGTCTCTGAGTTACATGAGATTTGGTACGGTGAGTTCGGCAATCCTCAAGGGTTTCCCGTGATCGTGTTGCATGGTGGTCCGGGGGCTGGGTGTAGTGATAACGATCTGCAACTGTTTGATCTGACCTTTTGGAGAGTCATTTTATTGGACCAACGTGGGGCTAAACGTTCAAAGCCATTTGGTGAAATGAAGGAAAATACAACACCAGACCTGATATCCGATTTGGAGTTTTTAAGAAGGAAACTGAACATCGATAAATGGCTTGTTTTTGGTGGTTCTTGGGGAAGCACGCTCGCACTTTCGTACGGTGAAACATACAGCGATCATATTTTGGGTTTTATTCTCAGGGGTGTATTCTTAGCTAGGGCAAGTGATAATCTACATTTTTGGTATGGTATGCGTCACACTTTTCCTGAAGCATGGCAGGAATTTAATGATTTTTTACCAGCAGATCAACAACATGATCTTATCCACTCTTATCATCGATTAATAATGGATTCAAATCCCGGTGTGTGTATGCCTGCTGCACGAGCATTTTTAAAATACGATTTAGTTTGTGCTTTTCTTAATATTTCAGCTGAGCAATTAAGCATGTTGTTGTCTGATGATCAATTAGTTCTTGGTATTTCGCGCACTTTTATTCATTACTCGATTAATAATTTCTTTCTTACAGAAAATCAACTAATAAATAATATAAATAGAATGAACCATCTCCCCTTAATTATCGTTCATGGACGCTATGACACAATAACCTGCGCTAAAAGTGCATATGAGGTCCATAAGCTTTGGCCAGGGTCAGAATTACGCATTGTTGCGTGTTCAGGCCATTCTGCGATGGAACCTGGTATAGCTTTAAGTTTGATTCAGGCCACTGAAAAAATGAAAGAAAGGATAAGCGCAACAAACGGTTTCAACTGTACTTAG
- a CDS encoding short chain dehydrogenase has translation MNIIIVGGTGTIGKAIVKELAPRHNTISVGNTHGDFHVDIADINSIDALYQAIGPFDALISATGKVEFAPLTEFTPEQYQTGLNSKLMGQVNLVLLGLKYINKGGSFTLTSGILSHDPVRLGSSASMVNGAIDSFIKSAAIEMPEGIRINAVSPTLVSESVDIASYFRGFEAVPACRVALAYSKSVEGAQTGVIYHVE, from the coding sequence ATGAACATAATTATCGTTGGTGGCACTGGAACAATAGGTAAAGCCATAGTTAAAGAATTAGCACCACGTCATAACACTATTTCGGTTGGAAACACCCACGGCGATTTCCATGTAGATATTGCAGATATCAATTCAATTGACGCCCTTTATCAAGCAATTGGCCCATTCGATGCGCTTATATCAGCAACAGGTAAGGTAGAATTTGCCCCTTTGACTGAGTTTACACCGGAACAATATCAAACAGGTTTGAATAGTAAACTAATGGGTCAAGTTAATTTAGTCTTACTTGGTCTTAAATACATTAATAAAGGCGGCTCATTTACTTTAACCAGCGGTATTCTCAGCCATGATCCTGTCCGCCTTGGATCATCTGCCTCGATGGTAAATGGGGCTATTGATTCCTTCATAAAAAGTGCTGCTATAGAGATGCCCGAAGGCATTCGAATTAACGCGGTAAGCCCCACATTAGTATCAGAATCGGTAGACATCGCCTCATATTTTCGCGGTTTTGAAGCAGTACCTGCCTGTCGTGTCGCCTTAGCTTATAGTAAAAGCGTGGAAGGTGCGCAAACTGGTGTTATTTATCATGTCGAATAA
- a CDS encoding DUF6632 domain-containing protein produces the protein MELTKRVRALRIVLVLIGLIFIFGIYPLTVFWPTGWSWHTTGVSPYLQMILGIYATLGVFLILAAHNPLENLSLIWFTVWSSFVHGGIMAVQAFYYREHIGHLLGDVPALLLCAVILAILTPRAKQLKQA, from the coding sequence ATGGAACTAACTAAAAGAGTTAGAGCATTAAGAATTGTATTAGTCCTTATAGGCTTAATATTTATTTTTGGAATTTATCCGTTAACCGTTTTTTGGCCAACGGGTTGGTCTTGGCATACCACAGGTGTTTCCCCATATCTGCAAATGATCCTTGGAATTTATGCAACCCTTGGGGTGTTTTTAATCCTTGCAGCCCATAATCCCCTGGAGAACCTCAGCCTTATCTGGTTTACAGTTTGGTCAAGCTTCGTTCATGGCGGTATTATGGCTGTGCAAGCATTTTATTATCGTGAACACATAGGACATCTTTTGGGAGATGTTCCGGCACTCCTTTTATGTGCCGTTATTCTGGCAATACTTACTCCAAGAGCCAAGCAGTTAAAGCAGGCATAG